In Aquiflexum balticum DSM 16537, a single genomic region encodes these proteins:
- the pta gene encoding phosphate acetyltransferase: MGTNKSIFIATAEPFSGKSIVAMGMVDMLLAKGQKIGYFKPIINHKPEEKTDPHIDTLIKHFRLPITYEKSFAYTREQANVLAESGLQGEIIDTIISKYKSLEQEFDFTIIEGSDFLGEGTAFEFDANVTVAKNLGTPVVIVLSGDGKTVAQITNAAVVTINNFLNRKVKVIAVVVNKVEESQAVEIKKALKQHLKKDIILAVIPKITELKSPSMKEVRELLNAEVMFGENQLANRVDHFIFGAMQISNFLNHIKQNVLILTPGDRADIVMASLQANISKNFPKIAGIVLTGGFEIAESVVKLIEGSNTLVPILRVNDPSFYVATKVATIHSKITPDNTEKIHSAISTFRKFIDVAALEEKIASFTSVGITPRMFQYQLVSWAKKKKKHIVLPEGKDERILKAADRLVRQGVVNITLLGDVNEISTNISRMGLCLNQENCQIINPQDSFFYEEYVNTLFELRKGKNMPLEVAKDLMTDVAYYGTMMVFKGHADGMVSGAIHTTAHTIRPALQFIKTKPGISLVSSIFFMCLPDRVTIFGDCAININPTAEELSEIAISSADTSTRFGIEPRVAMLSYSSGESGTGEDVEKVRKATEIVKEKRPDIKVEGPIQYDAAVDPVTGKQKMPNSEVAGNASVLVFPDLNTGNNTYKAVQRETGAVAIGPMLQGLNKPVNDLSRGCTVDDIFNTVVITAIQAQE, encoded by the coding sequence ATGGGAACCAACAAAAGTATTTTTATAGCGACTGCCGAACCTTTTAGTGGCAAATCCATCGTGGCAATGGGTATGGTGGACATGCTATTGGCTAAAGGACAAAAGATCGGTTATTTTAAGCCAATCATCAATCATAAACCTGAAGAAAAAACAGATCCTCATATTGACACGCTAATCAAACATTTCAGGCTTCCGATTACTTATGAAAAATCCTTTGCCTACACCCGTGAACAGGCCAATGTTTTGGCAGAATCGGGATTACAGGGAGAAATCATAGACACCATTATCAGCAAGTATAAAAGTCTGGAGCAGGAGTTTGATTTTACCATTATTGAGGGAAGTGACTTTTTGGGAGAAGGAACAGCCTTTGAATTTGACGCGAATGTGACCGTTGCCAAAAACCTCGGAACTCCAGTGGTAATTGTGCTTTCAGGTGATGGAAAAACTGTCGCCCAAATAACAAATGCTGCGGTGGTTACTATCAATAATTTCCTGAATAGAAAAGTCAAGGTTATCGCAGTAGTGGTCAACAAAGTTGAGGAATCGCAGGCAGTGGAAATTAAAAAAGCGCTAAAGCAGCACCTCAAAAAAGATATCATTCTCGCTGTAATTCCAAAAATAACCGAACTCAAAAGTCCATCCATGAAGGAAGTCAGAGAACTCCTGAATGCTGAAGTGATGTTCGGTGAAAATCAACTTGCCAATAGAGTTGACCATTTTATTTTCGGCGCTATGCAGATTTCAAATTTTTTGAACCACATCAAGCAAAATGTATTGATCCTCACACCTGGTGACCGTGCGGATATCGTCATGGCCTCACTTCAGGCCAATATTTCGAAAAACTTTCCCAAAATTGCCGGTATTGTATTGACAGGTGGATTTGAAATTGCAGAATCTGTAGTCAAACTGATCGAGGGTTCGAATACCCTCGTACCCATCCTAAGGGTAAATGATCCTTCATTCTATGTTGCTACCAAAGTGGCGACTATCCATTCAAAAATAACTCCGGACAATACTGAGAAAATCCACAGTGCCATCAGTACTTTCAGGAAATTCATTGATGTTGCGGCCTTGGAAGAGAAAATCGCTTCCTTTACTTCAGTAGGCATTACCCCTAGAATGTTTCAATATCAACTGGTCAGTTGGGCAAAGAAGAAGAAAAAACATATTGTACTTCCGGAGGGGAAAGATGAAAGAATATTGAAAGCGGCGGACCGTTTGGTCAGACAGGGAGTGGTGAATATCACACTCCTGGGCGATGTCAATGAAATCAGCACCAATATCAGCAGAATGGGTTTATGTCTAAACCAGGAAAACTGTCAGATCATCAATCCTCAGGATTCTTTTTTTTATGAAGAATATGTAAACACCCTGTTCGAATTGAGAAAAGGAAAAAACATGCCTTTGGAAGTTGCTAAAGATTTGATGACCGATGTTGCCTACTATGGTACCATGATGGTCTTTAAAGGCCATGCCGACGGAATGGTTTCAGGGGCCATACATACCACTGCGCATACCATAAGACCAGCATTACAGTTTATAAAAACTAAACCCGGAATATCATTGGTTTCCTCTATTTTCTTTATGTGTTTACCAGATAGAGTGACCATCTTCGGTGATTGCGCCATCAATATCAATCCCACTGCTGAAGAACTTTCCGAAATAGCAATTTCATCCGCTGACACCAGCACCAGGTTTGGGATAGAGCCAAGAGTAGCCATGCTTTCCTATTCATCCGGGGAATCCGGTACAGGTGAGGATGTTGAAAAAGTCCGAAAGGCCACTGAAATAGTCAAGGAGAAAAGACCTGATATCAAAGTGGAAGGCCCCATTCAATATGATGCCGCTGTGGATCCGGTAACAGGTAAACAAAAAATGCCCAATTCAGAAGTCGCAGGAAATGCATCAGTCCTTGTTTTTCCAGACCTCAATACCGGAAACAATACCTATAAAGCGGTACAGAGAGAAACAGGAGCTGTGGCCATTGGGCCTATGCTGCAGGGATTGAATAAACCCGTCAATGACCTCAGTAGAGGCTGCACGGTAGATGATATTTTCAATACGGTAGTGATTACAGCAATACAGGCTCAGGAGTGA